Proteins from a single region of Streptomyces spinoverrucosus:
- a CDS encoding extracellular solute-binding protein, with amino-acid sequence MRRGIAATALVASLALTATACGGDDSGDSADGPVTITWWDTSNATNEAPTYQALVKEFEAANKDIKVKYVNVPFDQAQNKFDTAAGSKGAPDVLRSEVGWTPAFAKKGYFVPLDGTEALADQDKFQPSLIEQAKYEGKTYGVPFTTDTLALVYNKELFAKAGVEAPKTWQDLKKAAATIKEKTGVDGYWGSTQGYYAQTFLHGEGTDTVDADAKKITINSPQAKKAYETWLSLFDGKGLHKADTTADAYAHIQDAFVNGKVAAIIQGPWEITNFYKGSAFKDKENLGITTVPAGSTGKAGAPTGGHNLSVYAGSDEAHQKAALKFVNFMTSVKAQETIALKNATLPTRDDAYTAEVKADPGIAGYQGVLAAAQPRPALPEYSSLWGPLDDELLAVAGGKKSLDEGLSSAETAIAKLVPDFSK; translated from the coding sequence ATGCGGCGTGGCATAGCGGCCACCGCGCTGGTGGCGTCCCTCGCGCTCACGGCGACGGCCTGCGGCGGAGACGACAGCGGCGACTCGGCCGACGGTCCGGTCACGATCACCTGGTGGGACACCTCCAACGCCACCAACGAGGCGCCGACGTACCAGGCCCTGGTCAAGGAGTTCGAGGCCGCCAACAAGGACATCAAGGTCAAGTACGTCAACGTCCCCTTCGACCAGGCGCAGAACAAGTTCGACACGGCCGCCGGTTCCAAGGGCGCCCCGGACGTGCTGCGCTCCGAGGTCGGCTGGACCCCCGCCTTCGCCAAGAAGGGCTACTTCGTGCCGCTGGACGGCACCGAGGCCCTCGCCGACCAGGACAAGTTCCAGCCCAGCCTGATCGAGCAGGCCAAGTACGAGGGCAAGACCTACGGCGTGCCCTTCACCACCGACACGCTCGCGCTGGTCTACAACAAGGAGCTCTTCGCCAAGGCCGGCGTCGAGGCCCCCAAGACGTGGCAGGACCTGAAGAAGGCCGCCGCCACGATCAAGGAGAAGACCGGCGTGGACGGCTACTGGGGCTCCACCCAGGGCTACTACGCCCAGACCTTCCTCCACGGCGAGGGCACCGACACCGTCGACGCCGACGCCAAGAAGATCACCATCAACTCGCCCCAGGCCAAGAAGGCCTACGAGACCTGGCTGAGCCTCTTCGACGGCAAGGGCCTGCACAAGGCCGACACCACCGCCGACGCCTACGCCCACATCCAGGACGCGTTCGTCAACGGCAAGGTCGCCGCGATCATCCAGGGCCCCTGGGAGATCACCAACTTCTACAAGGGCTCCGCGTTCAAGGACAAGGAGAACCTGGGCATCACCACCGTCCCGGCCGGCTCCACCGGCAAGGCGGGCGCCCCGACCGGCGGCCACAACCTCTCCGTGTACGCCGGCTCCGACGAGGCCCACCAGAAGGCCGCGCTGAAGTTCGTCAACTTCATGACCTCGGTGAAGGCCCAGGAGACCATCGCCCTGAAGAACGCCACGCTGCCCACCCGCGACGACGCCTACACCGCCGAGGTCAAGGCCGACCCGGGCATCGCCGGCTACCAGGGCGTCCTCGCCGCCGCCCAGCCGCGCCCCGCGCTGCCCGAGTACAGCTCGCTGTGGGGTCCGCTCGACGACGAGCTGCTCGCCGTCGCCGGCGGCAAGAAGTCCCTGGACGAGGGGCTGAGCAGCGCTGAGACCGCCATCGCCAAGCTGGTGCCGGACTTCAGCAAGTGA
- a CDS encoding carbohydrate ABC transporter permease — MTVAVQRLRRSYQRYWYAYAMIAPVVVVLGVLVLYPLAYGFYLTLTDANSLNTARTIGVNEIEATYKFIGFDNYADILWGETAYDRFWSHFIWTIVWTAACVGLHYSIGLGLALLLNQKLRGRTFYRLILVLPWAVPTFVTVFGWRFMLADGGVINSALDFLHLPTPLWLEDTFWQRFAAIMVNTWCGVPFMMVSLLGGLQSIDRTLYEAAEMDGAGAWQRFRYVTLPGLRSVSSTVVLLGVIWTFNQFAVIFLLFGTTAPDAQILVTWAYYLGFGQQPRDFAQSAAYGILLLAILIVFTSVYRRWLNRNDQQLAI; from the coding sequence ATGACAGTCGCCGTTCAGCGCCTGAGGCGCAGCTACCAGAGGTACTGGTACGCCTACGCGATGATCGCCCCCGTGGTCGTCGTGCTCGGCGTCCTGGTGCTGTATCCGCTCGCGTACGGTTTCTATCTGACGCTCACGGACGCCAACAGCCTCAACACGGCGCGCACGATCGGCGTCAACGAGATCGAGGCCACCTACAAGTTCATCGGTTTCGACAACTACGCCGACATCCTGTGGGGGGAAACCGCGTACGACCGTTTCTGGTCGCACTTCATCTGGACGATCGTGTGGACGGCCGCCTGCGTCGGCCTGCACTACTCCATCGGTCTCGGCCTCGCCCTGCTGCTCAACCAGAAGCTGCGCGGCCGCACCTTCTACCGGCTGATCCTGGTCCTGCCGTGGGCCGTGCCCACCTTCGTCACCGTCTTCGGCTGGCGTTTCATGCTCGCCGACGGCGGCGTCATCAACTCCGCGCTGGACTTCCTGCACCTGCCGACGCCGCTGTGGCTGGAGGACACCTTCTGGCAGCGGTTCGCCGCGATCATGGTCAACACCTGGTGCGGTGTGCCGTTCATGATGGTCTCGCTGCTCGGCGGGCTCCAGTCGATCGACCGCACGCTGTACGAGGCCGCCGAGATGGACGGCGCGGGCGCCTGGCAGCGCTTCCGCTACGTCACCCTGCCGGGCCTCAGGTCGGTCAGCTCCACCGTCGTCCTGCTCGGCGTGATCTGGACCTTCAACCAGTTCGCGGTGATCTTCCTGCTGTTCGGCACCACTGCGCCGGATGCCCAGATCCTCGTCACCTGGGCGTACTACCTCGGCTTCGGACAGCAGCCGCGCGACTTCGCGCAGTCCGCCGCCTACGGCATCCTGCTGCTGGCCATCCTGATCGTCTTCACCTCCGTCTACCGCCGCTGGCTGAACCGCAATGACCAGCAGCTCGCGATCTGA